A single Ignavibacteriales bacterium DNA region contains:
- a CDS encoding aminopeptidase, with protein MTIITDEESVEIAASIVAEVEKIGAECHTFVLEDYVARPMTDMPKEILEDLAKSQVSIYACFTQTGELGSRIQMTDVVNKYKLRHGHMVNITKEIMKQGMRADFNLVDDMSTRLIEKARKAKFITCKTAAGTDIIAEFSPKLKWIKTSGIINTDKWGNLPGGEIFTSPFNVNGVFVVDGVVGDYLCKKYGDLKETPLTIHISDSRITRMECDNQELLEEFTAYTMTDENSNRVGEFAIGTNLAVTRVIGNILQDEKIPGIHIAFGHPYAQHTGADWVSTTHIDCVGRDFDIWLDDEKVMEKGRFLI; from the coding sequence ATGACCATTATCACTGATGAGGAATCAGTTGAAATTGCCGCCAGCATTGTCGCGGAAGTTGAAAAAATCGGTGCTGAGTGCCACACATTCGTGCTTGAGGATTATGTTGCGCGTCCGATGACCGATATGCCGAAGGAGATACTTGAGGATCTGGCAAAATCGCAGGTGAGTATATATGCCTGCTTCACACAGACAGGGGAACTGGGCTCCCGGATTCAGATGACTGATGTGGTGAATAAGTATAAACTCCGCCACGGTCACATGGTGAATATAACCAAGGAGATCATGAAGCAGGGAATGCGTGCCGATTTCAATCTGGTGGATGACATGAGCACCAGACTGATTGAAAAAGCCCGCAAAGCAAAATTTATCACCTGCAAAACTGCAGCCGGTACTGATATTATTGCCGAGTTTTCACCAAAACTGAAATGGATTAAAACCAGCGGCATCATCAATACCGACAAATGGGGCAATTTGCCCGGTGGTGAGATATTCACTTCACCGTTTAATGTTAATGGCGTTTTTGTGGTTGATGGTGTTGTGGGAGATTATCTCTGCAAAAAGTATGGTGACCTGAAAGAAACTCCTCTGACTATTCATATCAGTGACAGCCGCATTACCAGGATGGAATGCGATAATCAGGAACTTCTTGAAGAATTTACCGCATATACCATGACGGATGAAAACAGCAACCGCGTTGGTGAGTTTGCCATTGGCACTAATCTGGCGGTAACCCGGGTAATCGGAAATATCCTTCAGGATGAAAAAATCCCCGGTATACACATCGCTTTTGGTCATCCCTATGCACAGCATACCGGCGCTGACTGGGTATCAACAACCCATATTGACTGTGTTGGCCGTGACTTTGACATCTGGCTTGATGATGAAAAGGTCATGGAAAAAGGCAGATTTTTAATCTAA
- a CDS encoding carboxylate-amine ligase: protein MSEKDNLFSIGIEEEVQIVDPVTRELRSHIEQILEDGKMILKEQVKPEMHQSVVEMGTEVCMNVDEARREVVKLRTELAKLAIKNNLRIAAAGTHPFSHWKDQRITEHPRYKQVVDDMQQVARANLIFGLHVHVGIDDRDAAIHIMNAARYFLPHIFALSTNSPFWLGRNTGFKSYRSKVFDRFPRTGIPDYFGSVSEYDNYINLLIKTGCIDNAKKIWWDIRMHPFYSTLEFRVCDVPMRVDETIALAAVMQALVAKLHKLLKQNLGFRLYRRALIAENKWRACRYGISGKLIDFGKKEEVPTASLIDELLEFIDEVVDDLGSRKEINYIQEMVKAGTGADRQLRIWEQSYDLKRVVDFIIEETHVGLDLTK, encoded by the coding sequence ATGAGTGAGAAAGATAATCTTTTCTCTATCGGAATAGAAGAAGAGGTTCAGATCGTTGATCCGGTAACGCGTGAATTGCGTTCACACATTGAGCAGATTCTTGAAGACGGCAAGATGATACTGAAGGAACAGGTTAAGCCGGAAATGCATCAGTCCGTAGTTGAAATGGGAACTGAAGTCTGCATGAATGTGGATGAGGCAAGAAGGGAAGTAGTGAAACTGCGTACCGAACTTGCAAAACTGGCAATAAAAAATAATCTGAGAATTGCTGCTGCCGGCACGCACCCGTTCTCCCATTGGAAAGATCAGCGCATAACCGAACATCCGCGTTATAAGCAGGTGGTTGATGATATGCAGCAGGTCGCGCGTGCCAATCTCATCTTTGGTCTTCATGTGCATGTGGGTATTGATGACCGTGACGCAGCGATTCACATCATGAATGCTGCACGTTACTTTCTGCCGCATATATTCGCTCTTTCAACAAACTCTCCTTTTTGGCTTGGCAGAAATACCGGCTTCAAGTCTTACCGCTCAAAAGTATTTGACCGCTTTCCGAGAACCGGAATTCCGGATTACTTTGGCAGTGTGTCAGAATATGATAATTATATTAACCTCCTGATTAAAACCGGCTGTATAGATAACGCTAAAAAAATCTGGTGGGATATACGGATGCATCCTTTTTACAGCACGCTTGAGTTCCGCGTATGCGATGTGCCGATGCGGGTTGATGAAACGATTGCGCTGGCAGCGGTAATGCAGGCCCTGGTCGCGAAACTTCATAAACTGCTTAAGCAGAATCTTGGCTTCAGGTTATACAGAAGAGCCCTGATTGCCGAAAACAAGTGGAGAGCATGCCGTTACGGTATATCAGGCAAGCTGATTGATTTTGGAAAGAAGGAAGAAGTTCCGACGGCAAGCCTGATTGATGAACTGCTTGAGTTTATTGATGAAGTGGTTGATGATCTCGGAAGCAGAAAAGAAATCAACTATATACAGGAAATGGTAAAAGCCGGAACAGGCGCCGACCGTCAGCTCCGGATTTGGGAGCAGTCCTATGACCTGAAGCGGGTAGTGGACTTCATTATTGAAGAAACCCATGTCGGGCTTGATTTAACGAAATAA
- a CDS encoding phosphoenolpyruvate kinase: MKDSLLNTEHINTINSLALDDEIKLRFSDIRYPIHTFYGGANLFKRDSFDKIKRVAQGIFNDYCEESEKFYSIFNRPEAPVSKTTAEKVYHKIHRKIEEEPVEDYRIDFEDGYGYRSDEEEDEHAISAATETAEIFRHGALPSIFGIRIKPIAPGTAQRAVRTLELYLTTLLKLTDNKLPGAFVVTLPKVTRPEQLSVLNDILHKLEMRNHLPKNSILTEVMIETPEAIAEKYMAKIVQVGGNRLLGGHLGVYDLNSSFGVSASFQEMQHPSCDYARVLMKIILGRSGIRCVDGVTNVMPVAPHKATLSAPLPVHLLEENVATVTAGWQKAYSDIRHSLRMGFYQGWDLHPAQIISRLAAVYIFFLNEYPLAAKRIKQFLKNSALPSVHKGIFDDAASGYGLLLFFRYGFECKAFDENDLAGAGLTRENLYAKHFSDITSSH; this comes from the coding sequence ATGAAAGATTCATTGCTCAATACAGAACATATTAATACAATTAATTCACTCGCTCTGGATGATGAGATAAAGCTCCGTTTCTCAGATATCCGGTATCCGATACACACTTTTTACGGGGGAGCTAATCTCTTCAAAAGGGATTCGTTTGACAAAATTAAGCGGGTAGCTCAGGGTATTTTTAACGATTACTGCGAGGAATCTGAAAAGTTTTATTCAATATTTAACAGGCCGGAAGCACCGGTAAGCAAAACTACTGCCGAGAAGGTCTATCATAAGATTCACAGAAAGATCGAGGAAGAGCCGGTTGAGGATTACCGCATTGATTTTGAGGACGGTTACGGCTACCGCTCAGACGAGGAAGAAGATGAGCATGCTATCTCCGCTGCAACTGAAACCGCTGAGATATTCAGGCATGGGGCGCTTCCTTCGATTTTTGGAATCAGAATTAAACCGATCGCTCCGGGTACCGCACAACGCGCGGTAAGGACTTTGGAACTTTACCTGACAACATTACTGAAACTGACGGATAATAAACTTCCCGGCGCTTTTGTGGTTACTCTTCCAAAGGTTACCCGTCCTGAACAGCTTTCCGTGCTGAATGACATTCTTCACAAACTGGAGATGAGAAACCATCTGCCCAAAAACTCCATACTCACCGAAGTAATGATTGAAACACCCGAAGCCATTGCGGAAAAATATATGGCCAAAATCGTCCAGGTTGGCGGAAACCGGCTTCTCGGAGGACATCTCGGGGTTTACGATCTGAATTCTTCATTCGGAGTGAGTGCATCATTCCAGGAAATGCAACATCCGAGTTGTGATTATGCCCGGGTCCTAATGAAAATCATTCTCGGCCGTTCTGGTATCCGTTGCGTTGACGGTGTTACCAACGTCATGCCTGTGGCGCCTCATAAGGCAACCCTCTCCGCTCCGCTTCCGGTTCACCTTCTTGAAGAAAATGTTGCAACTGTTACCGCCGGGTGGCAAAAAGCATACTCAGATATCCGCCATTCGCTGCGGATGGGATTCTATCAGGGGTGGGATCTGCATCCCGCGCAGATTATCTCGCGGCTCGCGGCGGTTTATATTTTCTTCCTGAATGAGTACCCTCTTGCAGCCAAAAGGATAAAACAGTTTCTTAAAAACTCCGCCCTGCCCTCTGTTCACAAAGGAATATTTGATGACGCGGCATCCGGTTACGGCCTGCTCCTCTTTTTCAGGTATGGCTTTGAGTGCAAAGCTTTTGATGAAAATGATCTGGCCGGAGCAGGACTGACCAGGGAGAATCTTTACGCAAAGCACTTTTCAGACATCACTTCCTCACATTGA
- a CDS encoding CheW domain-containing protein, producing the protein MMQGEIKFVLMFRLDQHLFGFNIEDTIRVIRAVEIKSFPTDNQLIQGVIIVEEEIIPVFNLRKKLMLPVRDLSPDDFIILFRLHNGKGAVVVDYVSGAEYVFRDENTGNLRDTDEMILFKSLSMQDENLMFIPEPSKFMHSSDYINLLSELKFFKEGNG; encoded by the coding sequence ATGATGCAGGGTGAAATAAAATTTGTCCTCATGTTCCGGCTTGATCAGCATCTTTTCGGTTTTAATATCGAGGATACCATCCGTGTTATCCGGGCTGTCGAGATAAAGAGTTTTCCTACCGACAATCAGCTCATTCAGGGTGTGATTATCGTGGAGGAAGAAATCATTCCTGTGTTCAACCTGAGGAAAAAACTGATGCTCCCGGTCAGGGACCTTTCCCCCGATGACTTTATTATTCTTTTCCGGCTGCACAACGGCAAGGGAGCTGTAGTGGTGGATTACGTCAGTGGTGCGGAGTATGTTTTTAGAGATGAAAACACCGGTAATTTGCGTGATACCGATGAAATGATTCTATTTAAGTCTCTTTCCATGCAGGATGAAAATCTGATGTTCATCCCTGAACCGTCAAAATTCATGCACAGTTCTGATTATATCAACCTCCTTTCAGAGTTAAAATTTTTCAAAGAGGGAAACGGGTAA
- a CDS encoding purine-binding chemotaxis protein CheW, whose translation MNSPDKNKQILRDRARAIAQKPPVQEKGETLTVLEFVLSYETYAIETAYIREVVPLREIIPLPGLPDFVLGLINIRGEILSILDIKKFFQLPGQQLSDLNKVMILTNGRLTFGVLADKVNGIKEVEMNDIFNTVINFRDKRDEYLHGITSSRIILLDGKKLFNDKKIIIHQD comes from the coding sequence ATGAATTCACCAGATAAAAACAAACAGATACTCAGAGACCGCGCCCGGGCTATCGCTCAAAAACCTCCTGTACAGGAAAAAGGGGAAACCCTTACCGTTCTTGAGTTTGTGCTTTCTTACGAAACCTACGCAATTGAAACCGCGTATATTCGTGAGGTTGTGCCGCTTAGAGAGATCATCCCGCTGCCGGGACTTCCTGATTTTGTTCTCGGGCTTATTAATATCAGAGGAGAGATTCTCTCCATCCTCGATATTAAAAAATTCTTCCAGCTTCCGGGGCAGCAGTTAAGCGATCTCAATAAAGTAATGATACTTACCAACGGCAGGCTTACCTTCGGAGTGCTTGCTGATAAAGTAAACGGCATTAAGGAAGTGGAGATGAACGATATCTTCAACACGGTTATAAACTTCCGTGATAAACGCGACGAGTATCTTCACGGCATCACTTCATCAAGAATTATACTTCTTGACGGCAAGAAATTATTTAACGATAAAAAAATTATTATACATCAGGATTAG
- a CDS encoding methyl-accepting chemotaxis protein, whose protein sequence is MNFFVNLSIKYKLLLQISIITFTVIVLFLFSKANFETVEQNQSVIADKYSKALFNLEFLKDNIHKIKDETASYILFRQGLAQADLDKSLFEAMNSVESHQAELERLLGDEARYQYNLNQLQEDTRQYFALTRKQIDSMKINPRINVLYTEAGSFMIQDILVGTKKLSDNLKSDIDNLLRKSANDIFKGVVTFWVLLGVTIIVSILIFFQSIGMITAPLKRIADVSNSIADGDLNIEIPEEKREDEIGLLVGSYKRMIQSLRDVSSFAANIAAGDLSKNLTPRSANDEMINSLNKMSTALRSIIGGTQEGIKVLSTTSGQIFSGTAQLATSSNETATAITETTATIEEVKKTSEISSRKSREVSVVAQQATEISEKGMMATENTIDGIHRIGGQMKTIGLSIDRLTEQSKAIGEIIATVNDLAEQSNLLAVNASIEAARAGEQGKIFVVVAQEIKSLSEQSKQATAQVKTVLNDVQSAIQASVIATGEGEKIVSEAVQLSAEAQKAIAKLAETINVFNDAALQTSVASQEQFVGMDQVAIAMENIKSASIQNVRTTKELEEAAKSLLSLAGKLSDINAVFTVR, encoded by the coding sequence ATGAACTTCTTTGTAAATCTTTCCATCAAATATAAACTGCTTCTGCAGATCTCGATTATCACCTTTACAGTGATAGTACTCTTCCTTTTCTCAAAAGCAAATTTTGAGACAGTGGAGCAGAATCAGTCAGTTATAGCTGATAAATATTCAAAAGCGCTTTTTAACCTTGAGTTTCTGAAGGATAATATCCATAAGATTAAAGATGAAACTGCTTCTTACATTCTCTTCAGACAGGGGCTAGCTCAGGCTGATCTTGATAAGAGTCTGTTTGAGGCCATGAACAGTGTTGAATCGCATCAGGCAGAGCTTGAACGGCTGCTCGGTGATGAAGCGCGCTATCAGTATAATCTTAATCAGCTGCAGGAAGATACAAGGCAGTACTTTGCACTGACCCGCAAACAGATTGACAGCATGAAAATCAATCCTCGCATAAACGTGCTTTATACAGAAGCCGGCAGCTTTATGATTCAGGATATCCTGGTAGGCACAAAAAAGCTGAGTGATAATCTTAAATCTGATATAGACAACCTCCTCAGGAAATCAGCAAATGATATATTCAAGGGAGTTGTAACGTTTTGGGTTCTATTAGGCGTAACTATTATCGTCAGTATTCTTATCTTCTTTCAGTCAATCGGCATGATAACCGCGCCGCTAAAAAGAATCGCTGATGTATCTAACAGCATAGCAGACGGTGATTTAAATATTGAAATCCCTGAAGAAAAACGTGAAGATGAAATCGGTCTGCTGGTGGGTTCATATAAAAGAATGATACAGTCACTCCGCGATGTATCTTCTTTCGCGGCTAATATCGCGGCTGGTGATCTTTCAAAAAATCTCACTCCCCGTTCAGCCAATGATGAGATGATAAACTCGCTGAATAAAATGAGTACCGCATTGAGAAGTATTATCGGCGGTACACAGGAAGGCATTAAAGTGCTTTCAACCACTTCCGGACAGATATTCAGCGGAACTGCACAGCTTGCCACAAGCTCAAATGAGACAGCAACCGCGATTACAGAAACAACCGCAACCATTGAAGAAGTGAAAAAGACCTCTGAAATTTCAAGCCGTAAAAGCCGTGAGGTATCCGTTGTGGCACAGCAGGCAACTGAGATTTCTGAAAAAGGAATGATGGCAACGGAGAATACCATTGACGGAATTCACCGCATTGGCGGACAGATGAAAACAATTGGTCTCAGTATTGACCGCCTCACCGAGCAGAGCAAGGCAATTGGAGAAATTATTGCAACCGTGAATGATCTTGCAGAGCAGTCCAATCTGTTAGCGGTAAATGCATCCATTGAAGCTGCAAGAGCAGGTGAACAGGGTAAAATCTTCGTCGTTGTTGCGCAAGAAATTAAATCACTTTCAGAACAGTCCAAGCAGGCGACAGCTCAGGTGAAGACGGTTCTCAATGATGTGCAGAGCGCTATTCAGGCATCCGTAATCGCTACCGGCGAAGGTGAAAAAATCGTTTCAGAGGCTGTTCAGCTTTCCGCCGAAGCACAAAAAGCAATCGCAAAACTTGCGGAGACTATAAACGTCTTTAATGATGCCGCACTGCAAACCTCCGTTGCAAGTCAGGAGCAATTTGTGGGCATGGATCAGGTAGCTATTGCTATGGAAAACATTAAATCTGCTTCAATTCAGAATGTCAGGACAACAAAAGAACTTGAAGAGGCGGCCAAAAGTCTTCTCTCTCTGGCAGGTAAACTTTCAGATATTAACGCTGTGTTTACGGTAAGATAA
- a CDS encoding response regulator has protein sequence MDQAFYQRLLETFRVEADEHLMNITNGLLELEQLHGEEERASLLETTYREAHSLKGAARAVGISEIETICQTVESAFSALKQGQLESAKDLFDLLHEGVDLISGFLRAKDDAGKMEVSLNIEDLTKDLSEYLVLNIDDSIDKLKKKLPADISHEQPPAEEIPPAAVKERVLHDRQTPEHKKLQRAAEQSVSDTVRISTAKIDELFVKTQEIIYTKLSMEQIQNELSWIEMMLTSLTDKYRITRFEFERTFPQHLDNLNRLLGPHQDMLNDLSRKVKYLSKESRKGLRQSSNNIENLIDNIKEVLLLPFSHLTAGFPKLVRDLGRDLKKDVDIVINGADIQCDKRILEELKDPFIHLLRNSIDHGIEKPDLRVKHKKPVQGKITISIQSSEGGKVIITVEDDGDGIDIEKLKRSILAKQIMEPQRLSYLTEPELLNMIFYSDVSTADTISDISGRGLGMAIVKEKIEKLDGSIRVESVRQKGVKFTISLPVYLASLRGIVLRCNESFFAIPTVRISRIIRINRSNIKSVGNKETVNIEGYPVALVGLADLLGIRGTKSSGNPKYLTCLYVKSGEKRVAFWVDEILDEREIIIKPFNPQLSRVKNFSGATLLANGKIVPVLNVFDLIASVEKESRAVQQSSEEKSTTEKKILVVDDSITSRMLVKDILESFGYNVKAAFDGLDAYTTLQLEHFDLVVSDVEMPRMSGFELAQSIRKDAKLRNLPVILVTSLAKPEDRERGIQAGANAYIVKSSFDQSALLDTIERLI, from the coding sequence ATGGATCAGGCATTTTATCAGCGGCTGCTCGAAACTTTCCGGGTAGAGGCTGACGAACATCTGATGAATATCACCAATGGTCTGCTCGAACTTGAGCAGCTTCATGGTGAAGAGGAGCGTGCTTCACTGCTTGAAACCACATACAGGGAAGCGCACAGTCTTAAGGGAGCTGCGCGCGCAGTCGGGATTAGTGAGATTGAAACCATCTGCCAAACTGTTGAATCCGCGTTTTCAGCACTTAAACAAGGGCAGCTTGAATCAGCTAAAGATTTGTTTGACCTGCTGCATGAAGGTGTAGACCTGATTTCCGGTTTCCTCAGGGCAAAGGATGATGCAGGCAAAATGGAAGTCAGTCTGAATATCGAAGATTTAACAAAGGATCTGTCGGAATATCTTGTACTGAATATTGATGACTCAATAGATAAGCTGAAAAAAAAGCTTCCTGCTGATATATCCCATGAGCAGCCTCCTGCTGAAGAAATACCCCCGGCAGCGGTAAAAGAAAGAGTGCTGCATGACCGGCAGACACCGGAGCATAAAAAACTGCAGCGTGCGGCTGAACAGAGTGTTTCCGATACGGTGCGTATCTCCACAGCAAAGATAGATGAGCTCTTCGTAAAAACGCAGGAAATTATATATACAAAACTTTCCATGGAGCAGATTCAGAATGAGCTTTCGTGGATTGAAATGATGCTGACCAGTCTGACTGACAAGTACCGGATCACACGGTTTGAGTTTGAACGCACCTTTCCGCAGCATCTGGATAATCTGAACCGCCTTCTGGGCCCGCATCAGGATATGCTGAATGATCTTTCACGAAAGGTGAAATATCTCAGTAAAGAGTCGCGCAAGGGTCTTCGCCAGTCATCAAACAATATTGAAAACCTGATAGACAATATCAAGGAAGTACTGCTTCTCCCCTTCTCTCATCTTACGGCAGGTTTTCCTAAACTGGTGAGAGATCTTGGCCGTGACCTGAAAAAAGATGTTGATATCGTAATCAACGGTGCGGATATACAGTGTGATAAACGAATTCTTGAGGAGCTGAAAGATCCTTTCATTCATCTTCTCAGAAACAGTATTGACCATGGTATAGAAAAACCTGACCTTCGCGTAAAGCATAAGAAACCGGTGCAGGGTAAAATTACCATTTCCATTCAGTCCTCCGAAGGGGGAAAGGTTATTATTACGGTTGAGGATGACGGTGACGGTATTGATATTGAAAAACTGAAACGGTCAATTCTTGCAAAACAGATTATGGAGCCCCAGCGCCTCAGTTATCTGACCGAACCGGAACTGCTTAACATGATATTCTATTCTGATGTATCCACCGCGGATACAATTTCTGATATATCAGGCCGGGGGCTCGGAATGGCTATTGTAAAAGAAAAAATCGAAAAACTGGATGGCAGCATCAGAGTTGAATCAGTACGGCAGAAAGGGGTTAAATTCACCATCTCACTGCCGGTATATCTCGCGTCACTGCGCGGTATTGTGCTCAGATGCAATGAATCATTCTTCGCAATCCCGACGGTTCGTATATCCCGGATTATCCGCATAAACCGGTCGAATATCAAATCAGTCGGAAATAAGGAAACCGTAAATATCGAAGGATATCCGGTGGCTCTGGTGGGGCTGGCAGATTTACTTGGCATCCGCGGCACAAAAAGCAGCGGCAATCCAAAATACCTTACCTGCCTTTATGTTAAATCAGGTGAAAAACGCGTTGCTTTCTGGGTTGATGAGATTTTAGATGAACGGGAAATCATCATCAAGCCGTTTAATCCCCAGTTAAGCAGAGTGAAAAATTTTTCGGGGGCAACATTGCTTGCCAACGGTAAAATAGTGCCGGTTCTGAATGTCTTTGATCTGATTGCATCAGTGGAAAAAGAAAGCAGAGCCGTGCAGCAGAGCAGTGAAGAAAAATCCACTACAGAGAAAAAGATTCTGGTGGTTGATGATTCCATAACTTCACGCATGCTGGTAAAAGATATATTGGAATCGTTCGGATATAACGTTAAAGCAGCTTTTGACGGTCTTGATGCATATACCACACTGCAGCTGGAGCATTTTGATCTGGTTGTTTCTGATGTGGAAATGCCAAGAATGAGCGGCTTTGAACTTGCCCAGAGTATCCGTAAAGACGCAAAACTACGGAACCTACCCGTAATCCTGGTTACTTCTCTGGCCAAACCGGAAGACCGGGAACGGGGTATTCAGGCAGGTGCTAATGCTTATATCGTTAAAAGCAGTTTTGACCAGTCAGCACTTCTTGATACTATAGAGAGACTTATATGA